In a single window of the Thermofilum uzonense genome:
- a CDS encoding V-type ATP synthase subunit B produces the protein MPDEVISSILERYPGKIYRGVKEIRGSLLILDGVEDAAYDEVVKIYGKDKRERFGRVLETSIGSAVVQVLGDREGLETDTLVKFTGSTFKIRVSEDILGRIFNGRFEPIDGLPPVITGELRDITGEPINPVAREYPHDFIQTGVSVIDGLFSIVRGQKLPIFSVSGLPHNLLAAQVARQATVRGEGEKFAVVFAGLGLRKTEAEFFMEQFRETGAIERLVAVLNLADDPAVERLMTPRIALTVAEYLAFDLDMHVLVIMSDMTNYCEALREVSSARGEIPGRMGYPGYMYSDLATLYERAGIIKGKKGSITLFPILTMPGGDLRHPIPDLTGYITEGQIFLSQELYAQGIYPPVNVLPSLSRLMKAGIGAGKTREDHRYLADQLYDAYSRGVRARDLARIIGEMGLSDRMRRFLKFAEEFENNFVSQAFHENRSVEETLDRGWKVLAVLPEEELVRIPRKLIEKYHPAYRS, from the coding sequence GTGCCTGATGAAGTAATCAGTAGCATTTTAGAACGATACCCCGGGAAGATATACCGCGGTGTAAAGGAGATCCGCGGAAGCCTATTGATACTTGATGGTGTAGAAGACGCTGCGTACGACGAGGTAGTAAAAATATATGGGAAAGACAAAAGGGAGAGATTCGGCAGAGTCCTCGAGACAAGCATAGGAAGTGCTGTAGTCCAGGTCTTAGGCGACCGAGAGGGACTCGAAACGGATACCCTCGTGAAGTTTACGGGGTCAACATTTAAGATAAGAGTCTCTGAAGACATTCTAGGTAGAATCTTTAACGGGCGCTTCGAGCCGATAGACGGCCTACCTCCAGTCATAACGGGCGAGCTTCGCGACATCACAGGCGAACCAATAAACCCTGTTGCCAGGGAGTACCCTCACGACTTCATCCAGACAGGCGTCTCCGTGATCGACGGCCTCTTCAGCATAGTTAGAGGACAAAAATTACCCATATTTAGCGTCTCAGGACTACCTCATAACCTCCTGGCAGCACAGGTTGCAAGGCAAGCAACAGTCCGAGGTGAGGGGGAAAAGTTTGCCGTAGTCTTCGCTGGTTTAGGCCTCAGGAAGACAGAAGCAGAGTTCTTTATGGAACAATTCCGCGAGACTGGAGCTATAGAAAGACTTGTAGCTGTTCTTAACCTTGCCGACGATCCAGCTGTTGAGCGGCTTATGACCCCGAGAATCGCGCTGACTGTGGCCGAGTACCTTGCATTCGACCTGGACATGCATGTACTCGTCATAATGTCTGACATGACTAACTATTGTGAAGCCCTGCGCGAGGTAAGCTCTGCGAGGGGCGAAATCCCGGGTAGAATGGGATACCCTGGATACATGTACAGTGACCTTGCAACCCTCTATGAGAGGGCAGGTATAATAAAGGGCAAGAAGGGGAGTATTACGCTCTTTCCCATCCTCACCATGCCCGGTGGAGACCTCAGGCATCCGATACCGGACCTTACGGGGTATATTACTGAAGGTCAGATCTTTCTCAGCCAGGAGTTATATGCCCAAGGCATATATCCACCTGTTAACGTCCTCCCAAGCCTCAGCAGGCTCATGAAAGCGGGTATAGGTGCTGGAAAAACTAGAGAGGATCACAGGTACCTTGCCGACCAGTTATACGACGCATATTCCCGAGGCGTTAGAGCCAGGGATCTGGCGAGAATTATTGGAGAAATGGGACTCAGCGATCGAATGCGAAGGTTCCTCAAGTTTGCCGAGGAGTTCGAGAATAACTTTGTGAGCCAGGCGTTTCACGAGAACAGGAGCGTAGAGGAAACCCTTGACAGGGGATGGAAGGTTCTCGCGGTCCTTCCTGAAGAGGAGCTCGTAAGGATTCCAAGGAAACTAATCGAAAAGTACCATCCAGCATACAGGAGCTGA
- a CDS encoding V-type ATP synthase subunit D, producing the protein MVLSELAFLPASRGTLQLLRRRLELVKRGKDVLQMRRDQLAKELLSIMDELQKRPKAEQEFIQAARRAALMRVARGEFEFRSVSSLVKPPKITSIIVSYQGIPVPQARIVHDPDFSQITDPDYKETIEQLWNAVKTMIDVANKEVAVEKISEQLLYINRVVNSLEKNLIPALTDVLRRIEERVVEEELEDFVRVKLLGGV; encoded by the coding sequence ATGGTGTTAAGCGAGCTGGCCTTTCTGCCAGCCTCAAGAGGAACTTTACAGCTCCTGCGAAGAAGACTCGAGCTCGTAAAGAGGGGGAAAGACGTCCTGCAGATGCGGCGCGACCAGCTAGCCAAAGAATTATTAAGCATAATGGATGAGCTTCAAAAGAGGCCGAAAGCAGAGCAGGAATTTATCCAGGCAGCGCGAAGAGCCGCTTTAATGCGTGTAGCTCGTGGAGAGTTCGAATTCAGGTCGGTATCCTCATTAGTAAAGCCTCCCAAAATTACAAGCATAATCGTGAGTTATCAAGGCATACCCGTCCCCCAGGCTAGGATTGTACACGATCCCGATTTTTCACAGATAACCGACCCGGACTACAAGGAGACAATCGAACAGCTATGGAACGCTGTTAAGACAATGATAGATGTCGCTAATAAGGAAGTGGCAGTTGAGAAGATCAGTGAACAACTCTTATATATAAATAGGGTTGTCAACAGTCTTGAGAAAAACCTAATACCGGCTTTAACAGATGTTCTCAGGAGGATTGAGGAGAGAGTTGTCGAGGAGGAGTTAGAAGACTTCGTCCGTGTAAAACTCCTAGGGGGTGTGTAA
- a CDS encoding V-type ATPase subunit: METYAAVRAHGLKSRLLSRGDYEDILKGEKKLSDFKDYSSILDTDALDAKLEKIYRVYVSRLETISKAGPEISGFVLALLDKLEVENIKIHLRYILGAQRPVIYYPYGRHLGPAKLSTIKTEGMLWEALSRTVYQAPPSPNFTTPLESERELLLDLLYYNYLLRKVEELKVSNDSKEALQNLIREELEKKILVWSRVIDSSIIYKLASSLRFRVRIPGIPDDWKNLKTTELMQNVEMSLLKDIEVKISLRFPVSIGFVYYYNALAFLEARNLEKIIIGKELGFPEEVILRNLILV, from the coding sequence ATGGAGACCTATGCGGCTGTTAGGGCACACGGGCTCAAATCGAGACTTCTGTCAAGGGGAGACTACGAGGACATTCTTAAAGGCGAGAAAAAACTGTCAGATTTCAAAGACTACTCTTCGATTCTCGACACAGATGCCCTTGATGCCAAACTTGAAAAAATCTATAGGGTATATGTGTCACGTCTCGAGACTATCTCTAAAGCGGGCCCCGAGATATCTGGATTCGTCCTAGCCTTACTCGACAAGCTTGAAGTCGAAAACATAAAGATACATTTACGTTACATTCTAGGAGCCCAGCGTCCAGTAATCTACTATCCTTATGGGCGTCATTTAGGCCCAGCCAAGCTCTCAACAATTAAGACGGAGGGCATGCTGTGGGAGGCTCTCTCAAGGACAGTTTACCAGGCTCCCCCTTCGCCCAACTTCACTACGCCGCTAGAATCTGAAAGAGAGCTTTTGCTGGATCTCTTATATTACAACTATCTGCTAAGAAAAGTCGAAGAGCTAAAAGTCTCGAATGACTCCAAAGAGGCTTTGCAGAACTTAATAAGGGAAGAGCTTGAGAAAAAGATATTGGTATGGTCCCGGGTAATCGATTCAAGTATTATTTACAAGTTAGCAAGTTCTCTAAGATTCCGTGTAAGAATACCAGGCATTCCAGATGATTGGAAAAACCTAAAGACAACAGAGCTTATGCAAAACGTTGAGATGAGCCTCTTAAAGGATATTGAGGTAAAAATCAGCCTGAGGTTCCCCGTTAGTATCGGTTTCGTCTACTACTATAATGCGCTCGCTTTCCTGGAGGCGAGAAACCTGGAGAAAATCATCATTGGAAAAGAGCTAGGGTTTCCAGAAGAAGTTATTCTCAGAAACCTAATTCTTGTGTAG
- a CDS encoding acetate--CoA ligase family protein, whose product MPNELKPFFEPSGIILVGASREEDKPGHVIFKILLENYEKGVLRVPIYPVNPNADSILGHKVYKSIKDVPSGADLAIIVVPAKIVPAVVRELGEQGVKAAVIISSGFSEIGRVDLEEELVREARSKGVRILGPNCVGIYSPWSGLDTIFLPYTKKLKDGREILSAPRPTRGHVALISQSGAVGTAALDYMHGEGIGLSYFFSIGNKADIDEVELIRELGEDDKTRVILLYVESIKRGREFVDTAEKVSLKKPIVAMKAGRTQAGKRAAASHTASLAGSDEIYEAAFRRSGVIRAQDIEELFDFAKVFASQPPPRGPRVGIVTDGGGAGVMATDMAEMLGLQVPELKLEARLKLEELKKNGIIPEFAQISNPVDLTGSASSEMFVEATRILLESSEVDMVAILALHQVPGIPDPVELAKELSRLTKEYSKPVVAVDTGWSEAAILERKEFDKNGIPAYPTPERAVKALWALYKYGEFLKSKNSLERYIESFLGGKYKN is encoded by the coding sequence TTGCCCAATGAACTTAAGCCGTTCTTTGAGCCGAGTGGAATAATACTCGTCGGCGCTTCTAGGGAGGAAGACAAGCCTGGACACGTGATATTCAAAATTCTTCTAGAAAACTATGAAAAAGGGGTTCTACGCGTACCCATTTATCCGGTTAATCCCAATGCTGACTCAATCCTCGGACATAAGGTGTATAAAAGCATAAAGGATGTTCCCAGCGGGGCAGATCTTGCAATCATAGTTGTTCCAGCGAAGATAGTTCCGGCTGTTGTTCGAGAACTAGGCGAACAAGGAGTGAAAGCGGCCGTAATTATTTCCTCTGGTTTCAGCGAGATAGGCCGTGTGGATTTAGAAGAAGAACTCGTCAGGGAGGCCAGGAGCAAGGGAGTCAGAATTCTAGGGCCAAACTGTGTTGGCATATATTCCCCGTGGAGCGGCCTAGACACGATTTTCCTCCCATACACTAAGAAACTAAAGGATGGTAGAGAGATACTTAGCGCGCCTAGACCCACGCGTGGCCACGTAGCCCTAATCTCGCAGAGTGGTGCAGTCGGCACGGCAGCATTAGACTATATGCACGGCGAAGGAATAGGTTTGTCATACTTTTTCAGCATAGGAAACAAGGCAGACATAGACGAGGTTGAGTTAATTAGAGAGTTAGGCGAAGATGATAAGACCAGGGTTATTCTACTTTATGTTGAAAGCATCAAAAGGGGGAGAGAATTCGTAGATACAGCTGAAAAAGTTTCACTAAAGAAACCAATAGTCGCTATGAAGGCGGGGAGAACCCAGGCCGGTAAGAGGGCAGCCGCGTCTCATACAGCATCACTTGCAGGATCAGATGAGATTTATGAGGCCGCCTTCAGGCGCAGTGGCGTTATACGCGCCCAGGACATAGAAGAGCTTTTTGACTTCGCCAAGGTATTTGCAAGCCAACCCCCTCCCAGGGGTCCAAGAGTAGGTATAGTAACTGACGGCGGCGGAGCCGGCGTTATGGCAACAGACATGGCAGAGATGCTTGGATTACAGGTTCCAGAGCTCAAACTAGAGGCGCGTTTAAAGCTTGAGGAATTGAAAAAGAATGGTATAATACCGGAGTTTGCCCAAATATCTAATCCTGTTGACCTAACAGGCTCGGCTTCTAGCGAAATGTTCGTAGAAGCCACTAGGATATTACTGGAGAGCTCAGAGGTCGACATGGTAGCTATTCTAGCTTTACACCAAGTTCCTGGAATACCTGACCCAGTAGAACTTGCCAAAGAACTCTCAAGGCTAACAAAAGAGTATTCTAAACCCGTTGTAGCCGTAGATACCGGTTGGAGCGAGGCGGCGATCCTCGAGCGCAAAGAGTTCGACAAGAACGGGATTCCAGCATATCCTACACCCGAAAGGGCGGTTAAGGCATTATGGGCCTTGTATAAATACGGCGAATTTCTGAAAAGCAAAAACTCTTTAGAAAGATATATCGAGAGCTTTCTTGGCGGAAAATATAAAAATTGA